A single region of the Bacteroides luhongzhouii genome encodes:
- a CDS encoding DUF5018 domain-containing protein: MRNNIISFIVLILFFAGISACHSPEETSNTEKRYGINSVTASFPYEYSTENNFPGEIDYANQIITIVFPYNYPKLSDNILPYECLQKVKLSAKVDNNVIISPAMGYFDLTKDCYITVKNQTTNTSQKYKIIAEIRKNDACTIDRFSIPSKGLTGVIDEKNHIISIISIADIGEQVAEITLAHGATCTPDLQNMALNYDQEQTVKVVAQNGKDFLTYTIKKNVPDKIAAGIRANSGKLLWAKKLSEIGITSKNKVTSLGILDDYVIINERGNGEAICLNNQSGEVVGKMDISTTVTGDFGNYYMTSDNANNILICNYTPNGTTMFTVWKANGINGQFQKYIDYKAVTAGSERFGWSISIQGNLDKDALITTPVFYKDSKVQFARWQVVNGVLQSQIPTFIEMKSLVNSTWFKQADVIYTNPSNTESDYFLASYAKYDVDQKRYFLWFNGADNTIKAKKEIPSSINGPVTAVDYIEFNNIPYVAHTIVNGFTWAVTGSDIAYMYDLSTQSLATPIEICETKIYGGIANDGQNIEGASDVVLRASKDGYYLYAYFMFANGYVACKQYDCIDQ, from the coding sequence ATGAGAAACAATATAATATCATTTATCGTTCTGATCCTTTTCTTCGCAGGAATCAGTGCCTGCCATAGCCCCGAAGAAACGAGCAATACAGAAAAACGTTACGGAATCAATAGTGTCACAGCTTCGTTCCCTTATGAGTATAGTACGGAAAATAATTTTCCCGGTGAGATTGACTATGCCAATCAAATTATAACTATTGTCTTTCCGTATAATTATCCAAAGTTATCAGATAATATATTACCATATGAATGTCTACAAAAAGTAAAGTTAAGTGCTAAAGTAGATAATAATGTCATTATATCTCCAGCAATGGGATATTTCGACCTGACAAAAGATTGCTATATTACAGTAAAAAATCAAACAACAAATACCAGCCAAAAATATAAAATCATAGCTGAAATCCGGAAAAACGACGCATGTACTATAGACCGCTTTAGCATTCCGTCAAAAGGACTTACTGGGGTAATTGATGAAAAGAACCATATTATTTCTATTATTTCTATAGCAGACATTGGAGAACAGGTGGCTGAGATAACATTAGCACATGGAGCAACTTGTACTCCCGATCTTCAAAATATGGCTTTAAATTACGATCAAGAACAAACTGTAAAAGTAGTAGCCCAAAACGGAAAAGATTTCCTGACCTATACAATTAAAAAAAATGTTCCTGATAAGATTGCAGCCGGCATTCGTGCCAACAGTGGTAAGTTATTATGGGCAAAGAAATTATCTGAAATTGGAATTACAAGTAAAAATAAAGTAACTAGTTTAGGTATTCTTGACGATTATGTCATTATCAATGAAAGAGGCAATGGGGAAGCCATCTGCCTAAATAATCAATCAGGAGAAGTTGTTGGTAAAATGGATATAAGTACCACCGTTACAGGAGATTTTGGAAATTATTACATGACATCAGACAATGCAAATAATATACTTATTTGTAATTATACCCCTAATGGTACAACGATGTTTACTGTATGGAAAGCCAATGGTATCAACGGACAATTTCAAAAATATATCGATTATAAAGCTGTCACGGCAGGATCTGAAAGATTCGGATGGTCCATCTCAATCCAAGGTAACCTGGATAAAGACGCACTCATTACAACCCCCGTATTTTACAAAGATAGCAAAGTTCAATTCGCACGTTGGCAGGTAGTAAACGGCGTACTGCAATCTCAAATTCCGACATTTATTGAAATGAAATCTCTTGTTAACAGTACCTGGTTCAAACAAGCAGATGTTATCTACACCAATCCAAGCAATACAGAAAGCGATTACTTTTTGGCTAGCTATGCCAAATATGATGTAGATCAAAAACGTTATTTTCTCTGGTTTAATGGCGCTGACAATACAATAAAAGCCAAAAAAGAAATACCGTCTTCAATTAACGGGCCTGTCACTGCTGTAGATTACATTGAATTTAACAATATTCCATACGTTGCCCATACAATAGTCAATGGTTTCACATGGGCTGTAACAGGAAGTGACATCGCCTATATGTATGATTTAAGTACGCAGTCTCTAGCCACCCCTATCGAAATCTGTGAAACAAAAATATACGGTGGAATAGCAAATGACGGTCAGAATATAGAAGGAGCCAGTGATGTAGTTCTCAGAGCCTCCAAAGACGGTTATTACCTATATGCCTACTTTATGTTTGCTAACGGATATGTCGCTTGCAAACAATATGATTGCATTGACCAGTAA
- a CDS encoding glycosyl hydrolase, translating into MRLKNIIFTAFILSLASCNAEDYQSGEVTFNPDQPDEPIVQTKVNFAAGKFYKVNATAHKNFQDQYPITPWSTGSKLTDEEIGGTSPKDCIVSWENQTVEVVIDLGSLRTIEEVAIHAVADQLYSMKLPSQATLAYSKDNQSWTKAPNSTTFTSTEPTEHVWSSIPVNKAECRYVKVVLVPPSGERVIIAIDEIKVMGEYKTDPKYVPKNGCYHGAFCPLYAYDPEDREGITDACAVTLFEKMVGKQLSIMLWYQNMEQGRNFAEMQDAREKYWSKNFNGKSRIFLYGWTPPTKSAPIAQGSLDDFFKAYFTEVTAQSVKDMGPIWFRPMNEMNGGWISYFRDTKNYVRAWRRMYNIAEQLGLTAYNVFVWSPNSVSMPNTADNQMKDYYPGDIYVDWLGVSCYPPSLSETFPEEKRYPLTLMKDIHTISPDKPIMISEGGYSGSCDRKRWIREWFEIKTAYPRVKAVIWENHENTGTENSDRRLQSDPEALELYKQLVQDPYWLDAIPTEVYQEFESRK; encoded by the coding sequence ATGAGACTCAAAAATATAATTTTTACAGCTTTTATTCTCTCGTTAGCTTCCTGCAACGCTGAAGATTACCAATCAGGAGAAGTAACCTTTAATCCTGATCAACCGGATGAGCCCATTGTACAAACTAAAGTCAACTTCGCTGCCGGTAAATTTTATAAAGTGAATGCTACGGCACACAAAAACTTTCAAGATCAATACCCGATTACTCCTTGGAGCACCGGAAGTAAACTGACAGATGAAGAGATTGGCGGAACTAGTCCTAAAGATTGCATTGTTAGTTGGGAAAATCAAACAGTAGAGGTAGTGATAGATCTTGGCTCTTTAAGAACAATCGAAGAAGTTGCCATACATGCCGTCGCAGACCAACTTTACAGTATGAAACTACCCTCACAAGCCACCTTAGCTTACAGCAAAGATAATCAATCATGGACAAAAGCCCCTAACAGTACGACCTTTACTTCTACTGAACCTACAGAACATGTTTGGAGTTCTATCCCTGTAAATAAAGCAGAATGCAGATATGTAAAAGTAGTTCTAGTCCCTCCTTCTGGAGAAAGAGTTATAATAGCTATTGATGAAATCAAAGTTATGGGAGAATATAAAACAGATCCTAAATACGTTCCCAAAAACGGTTGTTACCATGGTGCTTTCTGCCCATTATATGCTTATGATCCAGAAGACAGAGAAGGAATTACTGATGCATGTGCGGTAACCTTATTCGAAAAAATGGTCGGGAAACAGCTATCCATTATGTTATGGTATCAGAATATGGAGCAAGGACGAAATTTTGCAGAAATGCAAGATGCAAGAGAAAAATACTGGAGTAAAAACTTCAATGGAAAATCACGTATCTTCCTTTATGGATGGACTCCCCCTACCAAATCAGCTCCTATTGCCCAAGGTAGTCTGGACGATTTTTTCAAAGCTTACTTCACTGAAGTCACAGCACAGTCTGTGAAGGACATGGGCCCTATATGGTTTCGTCCTATGAATGAAATGAACGGTGGATGGATATCTTATTTCAGAGATACCAAAAACTATGTACGTGCTTGGAGACGTATGTACAACATTGCCGAACAACTCGGGTTAACTGCATATAATGTATTTGTCTGGTCTCCCAACAGTGTCAGCATGCCTAATACCGCAGATAACCAAATGAAAGATTACTATCCGGGCGACATTTATGTAGATTGGTTGGGGGTCAGCTGCTACCCTCCTTCATTAAGCGAAACCTTCCCTGAAGAAAAACGTTATCCATTAACTTTAATGAAGGATATCCATACCATTTCTCCGGATAAGCCAATCATGATTAGTGAAGGAGGCTATTCCGGCAGTTGTGACCGCAAGCGATGGATAAGGGAATGGTTCGAGATAAAAACCGCATATCCGAGAGTAAAGGCTGTTATCTGGGAAAATCATGAAAACACAGGTACTGAAAATTCAGACCGACGACTCCAAAGTGATCCCGAAGCACTAGAATTATATAAGCAATTAGTACAGGACCCATATTGGCTAGATGCTATCCCAACAGAAGTATATCAAGAATTCGAAAGCAGAAAATAA
- a CDS encoding SusC/RagA family TonB-linked outer membrane protein produces MKKIRWNPRLLALLIITYFLCITNSYAQNVIKGFVKDGNDEPLPGVSVSIKGITNVGTITDIDGKYTINANHNQTLIFSYIGMLTQEIKISNKREINITMKDDVASLEEVVVVGYGTQRRADLTSAVSSVSSKEILKAPTMSVSNMVGSRVSGIAAVQASGQPGSDQAALTVRGQSGIVYVIDGIRRTAEDFNGIDPNEIESISVLKDASSVAVYGLDANGAFIVTTKKGKSEKVSITYTGTIGFSQNAEQQRWLDGPEYAYWYNKARVMQGDSEIFTTEMVRKMREGVDGWGNTNWYDKVCGTGTRQHHNLSASGGNDKIHFFTSIGYLEEKGNIDKYNYRRYNLRSNIHAKIAKGLSLSLGISGRIEDKDEPRFSADPDAYMNVPLQLIWAVPYMPETYTFEGKEYNVASLAAGSAVSPLGSIYDSGYNKKNYSYIQSNFSLTYDAPWLKGLSIKFQGAYDMVHMMSKMLSKPYEVMLMNMPDATTTNLTYKKSYGVLKNTASLAEAASKRYDITTQTSVNYNNQFGKHTVGIMLLAETRERKTNSINATGYGLDYLQLDELGKITNLTGDGENKAPTIDGASGQSRVAGFVGRINYNYADKYYLETSLRYDGSYLFGGMNKRWVTLPGVSLAWRMSNENWFHIPWITNLKLRAGIGKTATSGISAFQWRNTMAVNANSVVIGGASQSSIYPSVLGNPNLTWAQCLNYNIGLDATLWNGLLGVEVDVFYKYEYDKLSKTTGSYPLSMGKYYFSTGNVDKADYKGFDLTLTHYNKIGSFNYGAKLIWSYAYGRWLKYAGDAENAPEYKRLTGKQIGTKLGCISEGLFQSEREIEDSPTFPDRKAIPGYIKYKDLNGDGIITLEQDQGYFGKSSRPTHTGSFNLFGNWKGFDFDLLFSWGLGSSVALTGVYTAEGSKWVQGATSFSRPFYQGGNSPLFLVANAWTPENPNADFPRLEVTPSSTNNSISSTFWYRNGNYARLKTAQIGYNFPKKWLIPAGIEALRIYIEGYNLFTWSAVSKYNIDPESPAVNNGYYPQQRTYTLGLKVTF; encoded by the coding sequence ATGAAGAAAATCAGATGGAACCCAAGGTTACTAGCCTTATTAATTATTACATACTTCTTGTGTATTACTAACAGTTATGCGCAAAATGTAATAAAAGGTTTTGTGAAAGATGGTAACGACGAGCCCTTACCTGGTGTGTCTGTATCTATTAAAGGGATAACTAACGTTGGTACAATTACCGATATTGATGGTAAATACACAATCAATGCCAATCATAATCAGACACTCATTTTTTCTTATATCGGAATGCTAACACAAGAAATTAAAATTAGTAATAAACGAGAAATCAATATCACCATGAAAGATGATGTTGCCTCTCTTGAAGAAGTGGTGGTGGTAGGTTATGGCACACAACGACGAGCCGATCTCACTAGTGCGGTCTCCAGTGTTTCAAGCAAAGAAATACTTAAAGCACCGACGATGAGTGTCAGCAATATGGTAGGCTCCCGTGTGTCTGGTATTGCAGCAGTACAAGCAAGCGGGCAACCAGGTTCAGACCAAGCAGCACTTACCGTACGCGGCCAAAGCGGAATTGTATATGTAATTGACGGCATTAGAAGAACCGCAGAAGATTTCAATGGAATTGACCCGAATGAAATAGAATCCATCTCTGTTTTAAAAGATGCTTCTTCTGTTGCAGTCTACGGTTTAGATGCCAATGGTGCTTTTATTGTCACAACCAAAAAAGGAAAATCAGAAAAAGTTTCTATTACCTATACCGGAACTATTGGTTTCAGTCAAAATGCAGAACAACAGAGGTGGCTGGATGGTCCCGAGTATGCTTATTGGTATAACAAAGCACGCGTTATGCAAGGAGATAGTGAGATATTCACTACCGAAATGGTTCGCAAGATGAGAGAGGGTGTCGATGGATGGGGAAACACAAATTGGTATGACAAAGTGTGTGGTACAGGTACTCGGCAACATCACAATCTATCAGCTTCCGGAGGTAATGATAAAATACACTTTTTTACTTCAATCGGATATTTAGAAGAGAAAGGTAATATCGACAAATATAATTATAGAAGATATAACCTTCGGTCTAACATTCATGCAAAAATTGCAAAAGGGTTAAGCCTATCCTTGGGAATATCCGGTCGCATAGAAGATAAAGACGAGCCTCGTTTCTCTGCAGATCCGGACGCTTATATGAATGTACCGCTTCAACTAATCTGGGCAGTACCCTATATGCCAGAAACATACACTTTTGAAGGGAAAGAATATAATGTAGCTAGTTTGGCGGCAGGTTCTGCAGTATCTCCACTAGGTTCCATCTATGATTCCGGATATAATAAGAAAAATTATTCGTACATACAATCCAATTTCAGTTTAACATACGACGCTCCTTGGTTAAAAGGATTAAGTATCAAATTCCAAGGCGCATATGATATGGTGCACATGATGAGTAAAATGCTTAGTAAACCTTATGAAGTGATGCTTATGAATATGCCTGATGCAACCACCACCAACCTTACCTACAAGAAAAGTTATGGAGTACTAAAAAATACGGCAAGTTTGGCAGAAGCTGCATCCAAAAGATATGATATCACAACTCAAACAAGTGTTAATTATAACAACCAGTTCGGAAAACACACAGTAGGTATCATGTTACTTGCCGAGACCCGGGAACGAAAGACGAATTCAATTAATGCCACCGGATACGGATTAGATTATTTACAGTTGGATGAATTGGGAAAAATCACCAATTTGACAGGTGACGGTGAAAATAAAGCTCCAACAATAGATGGAGCAAGCGGTCAGTCCCGCGTTGCCGGTTTTGTCGGGCGCATTAATTATAATTACGCTGACAAGTATTATTTGGAAACTTCATTACGATATGACGGCAGTTATTTGTTTGGAGGAATGAATAAACGTTGGGTAACCCTGCCAGGTGTCTCATTGGCTTGGAGAATGAGTAATGAAAACTGGTTCCACATCCCTTGGATTACCAATTTAAAATTAAGAGCTGGTATCGGCAAAACAGCAACTAGCGGTATCAGTGCATTTCAATGGAGAAACACAATGGCTGTAAACGCAAACTCAGTCGTCATTGGTGGAGCCAGTCAATCATCCATCTATCCATCTGTATTGGGTAATCCCAATTTGACTTGGGCACAATGTTTAAATTATAACATTGGACTAGATGCTACTTTATGGAATGGACTGTTAGGTGTGGAAGTAGATGTATTCTACAAATATGAATATGACAAATTATCAAAAACCACTGGTTCTTATCCTCTCTCTATGGGTAAATACTATTTTTCTACAGGGAATGTGGACAAAGCAGATTATAAAGGATTTGACTTGACATTGACGCACTACAACAAAATAGGTTCATTTAATTATGGAGCAAAACTTATCTGGTCTTATGCGTATGGCAGATGGCTTAAATATGCAGGTGATGCAGAAAATGCCCCAGAATATAAAAGATTAACCGGAAAACAAATCGGGACTAAACTCGGGTGTATATCTGAAGGCCTCTTTCAAAGTGAAAGAGAAATCGAAGATTCTCCTACTTTTCCAGATCGCAAAGCGATTCCCGGTTATATCAAATACAAAGACTTAAATGGAGATGGTATCATTACTCTTGAACAAGACCAAGGATATTTTGGGAAAAGTTCCAGACCAACACATACCGGTTCATTTAATTTATTCGGCAATTGGAAAGGATTTGATTTTGACTTATTGTTTTCGTGGGGACTTGGAAGTAGTGTCGCTTTGACAGGAGTGTATACGGCCGAAGGCTCCAAATGGGTACAAGGTGCCACTTCTTTCAGCCGTCCATTCTATCAAGGAGGAAATTCACCTCTTTTTCTGGTAGCTAATGCTTGGACACCGGAAAACCCGAATGCCGACTTCCCACGTCTTGAAGTTACTCCTAGCAGTACCAATAATAGTATATCTTCCACTTTTTGGTATCGCAACGGTAATTACGCAAGGCTAAAAACAGCACAAATAGGTTATAACTTCCCTAAAAAATGGTTAATTCCAGCTGGAATAGAGGCACTCCGAATTTATATAGAAGGATATAACTTATTCACTTGGAGTGCGGTATCCAAGTACAATATTGATCCAGAATCTCCTGCTGTCAACAATGGTTATTATCCACAACAAAGAACTTACACATTGGGATTAAAAGTAACTTTCTAA
- a CDS encoding beta-glucosidase, which yields MTLEEKIGMLHGNTMFSSGGVPRLGIPDLQYSDGPHGVRHEVIPNGWTSAEWNNDSCTYLPALTALASTWNRDLAKLYGEVLGAECKARGKHVSLAPGVNIHRSLQNGRNWEYFSEDPFLSGELAIPYIQGVQSQGVASCVKHFALNSQAFNQYKVSAEVGERALHEIYLPAFEAAIQKGGALSVMAAYNKVRGLWCTENPYLLDTILRKELGFDGMVVSDWNAVHSTVHTAMCGMDVEMGTEIKRNKKYAFEEYYLANPLLEKVKNREVPEEAINQKVRNILKLMLRLNIIGKASHDTTGMAAKLATPAHRKAALKIADESYILLQNSNNILPLNLSLYKKVAVIGANATEKFAGGGGSTKLKPKYEITPLEGIRKHFNGKVELEYAPGYKLNHKVYPIGHWFTNEFDEFDPILYKEAISVASNADLVIYVGGLNHENGSDCEGYDKPNLKLPYQQDKLINGITEVNPNTIVILTSGSPIELGEWQKRVPALLYSSFTGMEGGNALARNLLGEVNPSGKLTTTWCKKLEDMPDHIFGEYPGKKDTVRFKEGIMVGYRYFDTYQIQPQFEFGFGLSYTSFEYSNLEMSPIWNEADETFKVSFTVSNAGKRYGQEIAQLYVHQPECSVQRPVKELKGFEKVALQPGESQRVTIKLTKRALQYYDIKNKGWKADPGTFTIQIGASSRDIRLQKNFTLEKQ from the coding sequence ATGACCTTAGAAGAAAAAATAGGAATGTTACATGGCAATACAATGTTCTCAAGCGGTGGAGTGCCCCGACTAGGAATTCCTGACCTTCAATATTCCGACGGTCCGCATGGAGTACGTCACGAAGTTATTCCCAACGGATGGACTTCTGCAGAATGGAATAATGATTCATGTACTTACCTACCAGCTCTTACAGCATTAGCCTCCACGTGGAATCGGGACCTGGCAAAACTATACGGAGAAGTTCTTGGAGCAGAGTGTAAAGCACGCGGCAAACATGTAAGCCTGGCTCCCGGAGTAAACATCCACCGCTCTTTGCAAAATGGAAGGAACTGGGAATATTTCAGTGAAGATCCTTTTTTAAGCGGTGAACTTGCTATTCCATATATACAAGGAGTACAATCGCAAGGGGTAGCTTCTTGCGTTAAACATTTTGCGCTCAACAGTCAGGCGTTCAACCAGTATAAAGTCAGTGCCGAAGTAGGCGAACGAGCTCTACACGAAATTTATCTACCAGCTTTTGAAGCAGCCATTCAAAAAGGAGGTGCTCTATCTGTAATGGCAGCTTACAATAAAGTACGTGGACTATGGTGTACGGAAAATCCCTACCTACTCGATACTATACTACGGAAGGAACTTGGTTTTGACGGAATGGTAGTATCCGACTGGAACGCCGTGCATAGCACAGTTCATACAGCAATGTGCGGAATGGATGTTGAAATGGGAACAGAAATCAAGCGAAATAAAAAATATGCTTTTGAAGAATATTATCTAGCCAACCCTTTATTGGAGAAAGTAAAAAACAGAGAAGTTCCAGAAGAAGCTATTAATCAAAAGGTTCGTAATATATTAAAATTAATGCTTCGGTTAAATATCATAGGAAAAGCCTCCCATGACACTACTGGTATGGCGGCCAAACTTGCTACTCCTGCCCACCGGAAAGCAGCTTTAAAAATAGCAGATGAATCATATATTCTATTGCAAAATTCCAATAATATATTACCTCTGAATCTTTCACTTTACAAGAAGGTTGCAGTCATAGGAGCCAATGCCACAGAAAAATTCGCTGGTGGTGGTGGAAGTACCAAATTAAAGCCGAAATATGAGATTACTCCTTTAGAAGGAATACGCAAACATTTCAATGGAAAAGTCGAGCTTGAATACGCTCCCGGCTATAAACTCAACCATAAAGTATATCCTATAGGTCACTGGTTTACCAACGAATTTGATGAATTCGACCCGATTCTATACAAAGAAGCTATTTCTGTTGCTTCTAATGCAGATCTAGTCATTTATGTAGGAGGACTTAATCACGAGAATGGTTCAGACTGTGAAGGCTACGACAAACCCAATCTTAAATTACCATACCAACAGGATAAACTGATAAATGGAATTACTGAAGTGAATCCTAATACAATAGTGATATTAACGAGTGGAAGTCCAATAGAGCTTGGGGAATGGCAAAAACGAGTTCCAGCATTACTTTACAGCAGCTTTACAGGAATGGAAGGTGGAAATGCACTAGCACGCAATTTATTAGGAGAAGTTAATCCTTCCGGCAAACTGACCACAACTTGGTGTAAAAAACTAGAAGATATGCCAGATCATATTTTTGGAGAATATCCTGGAAAAAAAGACACCGTCCGGTTCAAAGAAGGAATCATGGTAGGATACCGTTACTTTGATACATACCAAATACAACCCCAATTTGAATTCGGTTTCGGTCTATCTTACACTTCATTCGAATATTCAAATCTGGAAATGAGCCCGATATGGAATGAAGCAGATGAGACATTCAAAGTTTCTTTCACTGTCAGCAACGCCGGTAAGCGATATGGTCAGGAAATTGCACAGCTATATGTACATCAACCGGAATGTAGTGTTCAACGTCCGGTCAAAGAATTAAAAGGATTTGAAAAAGTGGCGTTACAACCCGGAGAATCTCAAAGAGTAACGATAAAACTAACTAAGCGCGCACTACAATATTATGATATTAAGAATAAAGGCTGGAAAGCAGATCCCGGCACTTTTACAATACAGATTGGAGCATCTTCCCGCGATATTAGATTACAGAAAAATTTCACGCTAGAAAAACAGTAA
- a CDS encoding RagB/SusD family nutrient uptake outer membrane protein, whose translation MKRLSTYTYLMLMSAFTLCSCNDWLDGVKQTSTVSDEIVWQDEASVDKYINSFYPYLHQYGQFGDVQFAGSLTESLTETLKYGSYAIGARAGIPNNYVLDPNMISPESCSYSIWAGVSGSAYEHIRLVNQFLTMQKEYSTFSNDQNNIWEAQARFFRAFIYFQLAKRHGGVILYDALPTVGGKARSSAEETWQFIADDLDFAAKYLPEEWNSNNQGRITKGAAYAFKSRAMLYAKRWQDAYDAANEVIKLNIYDLMDDYKDAWKGNNKEAILEFDYNKQNGPNHTFDQFYVPACDGYEKASPGTPTQEMVEAYETKDGKKVDWSTWHGSTTETPPYDKLEPRFHATIIYRGSVWKGKTMDCSIDGTNGVFIPYREQVYTYGKTTTGYFLRKLMDEKLTDIENTKSSQPWVEIRYAEILLNKAEAAYRLNKIGEAQSAMNEVRKRKSVNLPKKLSTGEEWFKDYRNERKIELAYEGHLFWDMRRWELAHIEYNNYRVHGLKITGSSNTYEYVDCDGEDRKFIKKQYVLPVPAAELKDNPLIQQYDEWK comes from the coding sequence ATGAAAAGATTATCAACATATACATACTTAATGCTAATGTCAGCTTTTACTCTATGTTCCTGCAATGATTGGCTTGACGGAGTAAAACAGACATCAACAGTCAGTGACGAAATCGTTTGGCAAGACGAAGCTTCAGTTGACAAATACATCAATAGCTTCTATCCATACCTACACCAATATGGACAATTTGGTGACGTTCAGTTCGCCGGAAGTTTGACTGAAAGTCTGACTGAAACACTAAAATACGGTTCCTATGCCATAGGTGCCAGAGCCGGAATTCCGAATAATTATGTATTGGATCCCAATATGATCTCTCCAGAAAGCTGTTCATACAGCATATGGGCAGGTGTTTCCGGATCTGCTTACGAACATATACGCCTTGTAAATCAATTTCTAACAATGCAAAAAGAATATTCTACTTTCTCTAATGACCAAAATAACATTTGGGAAGCACAAGCTCGTTTTTTCCGAGCATTTATATATTTTCAGTTAGCTAAACGTCACGGAGGAGTAATACTATACGATGCATTACCGACGGTTGGCGGCAAAGCCCGCAGCAGTGCCGAAGAGACTTGGCAATTTATAGCTGATGACTTAGATTTCGCTGCTAAATATCTTCCCGAAGAATGGAACAGCAATAATCAAGGCCGCATAACCAAAGGAGCTGCTTATGCTTTTAAATCAAGAGCAATGTTGTATGCCAAACGCTGGCAAGATGCTTACGATGCAGCGAATGAAGTTATCAAGTTAAATATATACGATTTAATGGATGACTACAAAGATGCTTGGAAAGGAAACAATAAGGAAGCAATCCTAGAGTTTGATTATAACAAGCAAAACGGTCCTAATCACACCTTTGACCAATTTTATGTACCGGCATGTGATGGCTATGAAAAGGCCTCACCGGGAACTCCAACTCAGGAAATGGTGGAAGCGTATGAAACCAAAGATGGGAAAAAAGTAGACTGGTCGACATGGCACGGTTCTACAACAGAAACGCCACCCTATGATAAACTGGAACCACGCTTTCATGCAACTATTATTTATCGCGGTTCTGTATGGAAAGGTAAAACTATGGATTGCAGCATTGACGGAACTAACGGGGTTTTCATTCCGTATAGGGAGCAAGTGTACACTTATGGAAAAACAACAACCGGATATTTCTTAAGAAAACTTATGGATGAAAAATTAACAGATATTGAAAACACCAAAAGTTCTCAACCCTGGGTGGAAATCCGATATGCCGAAATTTTATTAAACAAAGCGGAAGCAGCCTATCGACTAAATAAAATTGGAGAGGCACAATCTGCTATGAATGAAGTACGAAAACGTAAAAGTGTCAATCTGCCAAAGAAATTATCAACAGGAGAAGAATGGTTTAAAGATTATAGAAATGAGCGCAAAATAGAACTAGCCTACGAAGGACACCTATTTTGGGATATGCGCCGTTGGGAACTTGCTCATATAGAGTATAATAATTATCGTGTACATGGATTGAAAATTACCGGAAGTTCCAATACCTACGAATACGTAGATTGCGATGGAGAAGACCGAAAATTTATAAAAAAACAATACGTATTGCCAGTTCCGGCAGCAGAATTAAAAGACAATCCTCTGATTCAACAATATGACGAATGGAAATAA
- a CDS encoding alpha/beta hydrolase, which translates to MNRYLKAILCIFSFLLAFLSMAKAEVPEKQQGTPQTYTVIKDVRYGLQRKKFSPNDHSSDRLLDLYLPDKKKPEKGFPVFVFIHGGGFTGGDKVEVNGLNPICKAIVQRGFAVISINYYLTMKYHHRKGISCESQMKNGIPVNYKFHPLIRQSIKNASLDAISALEWLKTNATKYNLNIHSVFLCGGSAGAITALHTTYVECPTFIKIKGVINLWGAMENPNMISPHTPPILTFHGDCDDVISVEYGHAIQQRMKNIGDTISKLQILEGKGHAQYNYIATNYINDIIYFLNSQLKK; encoded by the coding sequence ATGAATCGCTATTTAAAAGCAATATTATGTATATTCAGTTTTTTATTGGCATTTTTGTCTATGGCAAAAGCTGAAGTACCGGAAAAACAGCAGGGAACACCTCAAACTTATACAGTCATCAAAGATGTCCGCTACGGCCTGCAAAGAAAAAAGTTTTCTCCCAACGACCATTCTTCCGACAGACTGTTAGATCTTTACCTACCCGATAAAAAAAAACCAGAAAAAGGATTCCCCGTTTTTGTATTCATACATGGAGGAGGATTTACTGGAGGAGATAAAGTGGAAGTTAACGGGCTTAATCCTATTTGCAAAGCTATTGTTCAAAGAGGATTTGCCGTTATCTCAATAAACTATTATCTCACAATGAAATATCATCATCGTAAAGGGATATCATGTGAATCGCAAATGAAAAACGGAATACCTGTCAATTACAAATTTCATCCACTTATCAGACAATCTATAAAGAACGCTTCTTTGGATGCAATAAGTGCATTGGAATGGCTGAAAACAAATGCCACGAAATACAACCTGAATATTCATTCTGTGTTTCTTTGCGGTGGCTCTGCTGGGGCAATAACCGCTCTTCATACAACCTATGTAGAATGTCCTACATTCATTAAGATAAAAGGAGTTATTAATCTTTGGGGAGCTATGGAAAATCCAAATATGATCTCCCCCCACACACCTCCTATTCTCACATTTCATGGAGACTGTGATGATGTTATCAGTGTTGAATACGGACATGCCATCCAACAACGGATGAAAAATATAGGTGACACAATTTCCAAACTCCAAATATTGGAAGGCAAAGGACATGCACAATATAATTA